From Pristiophorus japonicus isolate sPriJap1 unplaced genomic scaffold, sPriJap1.hap1 HAP1_SCAFFOLD_183, whole genome shotgun sequence, one genomic window encodes:
- the LOC139243715 gene encoding probable G-protein coupled receptor 139, whose amino-acid sequence MVILSRGNCGLSKCISLYMVAMATADLLVMIINVTVYHIFSYYFPLSFNYHTPVCKFIQYMAAVNLDFSVWFTVSFTFDRFVVICCQKFKSKYSTERTAAAVITTFIVLIFLKNFPLLFAFEPHQIINNVQWGCWISVFFISSPAGIAYLWFHSAWGVWLPFTLIALLNCLTIRRILVASRSRKGLRGQKIENQSDPEMESRKKSVMLLFTISSSVIPLWLTSAVNLVTTKLANLNYYRGDLTDPGKIASETGAMLKCLSWFENPCIYAATQRKFREELKNLLKSPWTFILRTVRKFE is encoded by the coding sequence atgGTGATTctctcccgaggaaactgcggcctttccaagtgtatctctctttacatggtggccatggcaacagcagatctactggtcatgatcatCAATGTAACAGTGTACCATATATTCAGTTATTACTTTCCACTTTCATTTAATTACCACACTCCCGTGTGTAAGTTCATTCAATACATGGCTGCTGTCAACCTCGATTTTTCAGTTTGGTTCACCGTCTCTttcacatttgaccgatttgtAGTTATTTGCTGCCAGAAGTTTAAATCAAAGTATAGCACAGAGAGAACTGCGGCCGCGGTTATAACAACTTTCATAGTCCTCATCTTTTTAAAGAACTTCCCTCTTTTGTTTGCATTTGAACCTCATCAAATAATTAACAATGTGCAGTGGGGCTGCTGGATAAGTGTGTTTTTTATTTCATCACCTGCAGGTATAGCGTACCTATGGTTTCACAGCGCCTGGGGCGTTTGGCTTCCATTTACTTTGATTGCCTTGTTAAATTGTCTGACAatcagacgtattttagtggccagtagatcacgcaagggactccgaggccagAAGATTGAGAATCAGAGCGATCCGGAGATGGAGAGTCGAAAGAAATCAGTAATGTTACTGTTCACTATATCCAGCAGTGTTATACCGTTGTGGCTGACCTCTGCCGTGAATTTGGTAACTACCAAACTGGCAAACCTCAATTATTACCGCGGTGATCTCACAGACCCTGGAAAAATCGCCTCTGAAACCGGGGCGATGCTGAAGTGTCTGAGTTGGTTTGAAAATCCGTGTATTTATGCAGcgacccagaggaaattcagagaagaaCTGAAGAATTTGTTAAAATCACCCTGGACATTCATTCTGCGAACAGTAAGAAAATTTGAATAA